Within the Corynebacterium tuberculostearicum genome, the region AGAGCACACACGGCACCGCTTCGGGCGGCGCGAGCGAGATCCACTGCCGGAGGCATCTTCGGCCGCCGGGACGATGCCATCGAGGAAGCGGGTGCGCTCGCGCGAAGCCCGCGAGCCGGTAGTCTTCGCCAACGCCCACGACAGCGCGAGGTGCTCACGGGCGCGGGTAATACCGACGTAGAAAAGGCGGCGCTCCTCTTCTACCTGCTCGTCGCCGGCCTTGATGGCGTGGTTGATGGGCATGAGCTTTTCCGTCAGCCCCACGAGGAATACCGCATCCCATTCCAAGCCCTTGGCGGCGTGCACGGTAGCCAGCGTCACGCCTTCCATGGCTGGGGCCTGCTTATCGGTAGAGCGCCGGCGCAACTCCCCCAGCACCCCGTTGAGATCGATGCCAGGAGTTGATTCCACAATCTTTTCAATGAGCCCAACCAGTGCATTAAGGGACTGCCAGCGCTCGCGGGCCTGGGCACCCTGCGGCTCGGTGGAGCTCAAGCCCAGCTCGACAAACGCAGCCCGGGCAATCGCCACTGGGTCATCCGGCAGGTCCTCGCGGCGGGTCGCGGCGATAAGCACGCGGATAGCCTCCAGGATTTCCGGGCGGCGGAAAAAGCCCTCGCCGCCGCGGACTTGGTAGACCACTCCGGCGTCGGCAAGCGCCTGCTCAAACTGCTCCGACTGGGCATTGATGCGGTAAAGGATGGCAATCTCGGAGGCCGGCACGCCCTGATCCAGCAGGGTAAGGACCTGGCCGGCCACCTCTTGGGCCTCAATTTCTTCGGACTCATAGGCCTTGAAGGTGGGCTCTGGGCCGGGCTCGCGCATGCCCTGCAGCTCCAGGCGCGTGCCCGCCGCGCGGCCGGTGGCCTTGCCAATGACCCGGTTGGCCAGGTCCGTTACCTGCGGCGTAGAGCGGTAGTCGCGCTGCAGCTTGACCACAGTGCCGTCCGGGTACGTGCGGGAGAAATTAAGCAGGTAGTCCGGGGAAGCGCCGTTGAAGGAATAGATGGTCTGGTTAGCATCGCCCACCACGGTAAGGTCATCGCGCTCGCCCAACCAGGCGTTGAGCACCCGCTGCTGCAGCGGGGTAACGTCTTGGTACTCATCGACGACAAAGGTGCGGTACTGCTCGCGGAAGGTCTCCGCAATCGCCGGCACATTCTCGATGGCACCTGCGATGTGCATGAGCAGGTCATCGAAATCCAAGTGCATCATGTCCGGCGTGGCCTTGGACTGCTCATAGCGGCGGAAGGCCTCTGCCACCTTGGCCGGATCTGCCGGCGCACTGCGGTCCGTATTGGCGATCACGGACTCATAATCCTCGGCGCTGACCAGCGCGGACTTAGCCCACTCGATCTCCGCTAGGACATCTCGAATCATGTCCTTGGAATTATCCAGCCCCACCGAGCGCACCGCGCGGGCAACCAACGGGAATTTATTATCCAACAGCTGCCACGGAAGGTCTCCTGCTACCTGCGGCCAGAAATACTTCAACTGGCGGCGCGCCGCCGCGTGGAAGGTCTGCGCCTGCACTCCGGCCACGCCCATGGTGCGCAGGCGATCGCGCATTTCTCCGGCCGCTCGCGCCGTAAAGGTCACCGCAAGCACGCGCTGCGGGCTGACAAAACCTTGGTCGACCAAGTTGGCAATGCGATAGGTAATAGTGCGGGTCTTGCCCGTACCCGCGCCGGCCAAGATGCACACGGGCCCGCGCGGCGCCGTGGCCGCGCGCAGCTGATCTTCATCCAGCAGGGACAAATCCGGCTTAGTCACCGTGATACCACTCCATAATCATCGTGTGTGCAATTGAACCCGGACGAGGAAGCGTCAGCTCAGGCAGCTCGGCGCGCTCCACCCACCGGATTTCTTCCAATTCCCCATCAGTATGGCAGGTGGGGTGGACATCAGCCGTGCGCGCACAAAAGCCCAGCATAAGGGAGCCACTCGGCGGCCACGCCTGCGAGCCCCAATAGCGAATATCGTCCACCCTGCGCCCGGTTTCTTCTAAGGCCTCGCGTGCAAAAGCAGCCTCCGCGGTCTCGCCCGGCTCCACGTAGCCGGCGATCAGAGAAAAGAAGCTAGTACGGCGGCGATTGCGCGCCAGCAAAATCCGGTCGGTTCCGCTGAGGCGAATAAGCCCGATGACGGCAGGATCCAGGCGTGGGAAAACCATCCGGCGCTCGTCCACAGGATCGCGCCCCACGATTCCCGGTGCTGGGTAGTCCAACTTGTGGCCGGTCCGCGGATCAAAGCGCTGCTCGCGCCGATTGCGGATCAGCGCAATGGCTTGCAAAATCACCGGCTGGTCCGCAAAGAACGTCGCGCTTTCCAGCCGGCCCAGCTCGCTAGCACCGTCCTCCGGATATGCGCACGCCTGCAGGGTACCTAGGTCCACTACTGCATGCTTGCCGACGCCCCCGGGAACCTTCTCCACCAGCACCGGCTCCCCCGCTGCCGTAACCGGTACCTGGCCATGAGGGGTTACCGGGAGGAACATTTAATCCTCGTCATCATCGTCCATGACCTCAATGGGTTGCTCCATCTCATGCTTGATGTAGAGCAGGCGGTCGCCCGGCTTCAACGCGGAGGCATCCGCGGTATCCACGCGGTGCAGCTCGTTATTGCGCAGGACAGCCAGCACGATATCTGCCAGGTGGCGTGGGTTGGAGCCCACCTCGAATTCGCGCACGGCGCGCTCGGCTACGGAGAAACCCTCGTTGGGTGAGAGCAGGTCTTCCATCATCTCCACCACCGTCGGGGTGACGGTGGCCAGGCCCAGCAGTCGACCAGCCGTCTCCGCAGAGGTGACCACGGAATCCGCACCGGATTG harbors:
- a CDS encoding ATP-dependent DNA helicase UvrD2, encoding MTKPDLSLLDEDQLRAATAPRGPVCILAGAGTGKTRTITYRIANLVDQGFVSPQRVLAVTFTARAAGEMRDRLRTMGVAGVQAQTFHAAARRQLKYFWPQVAGDLPWQLLDNKFPLVARAVRSVGLDNSKDMIRDVLAEIEWAKSALVSAEDYESVIANTDRSAPADPAKVAEAFRRYEQSKATPDMMHLDFDDLLMHIAGAIENVPAIAETFREQYRTFVVDEYQDVTPLQQRVLNAWLGERDDLTVVGDANQTIYSFNGASPDYLLNFSRTYPDGTVVKLQRDYRSTPQVTDLANRVIGKATGRAAGTRLELQGMREPGPEPTFKAYESEEIEAQEVAGQVLTLLDQGVPASEIAILYRINAQSEQFEQALADAGVVYQVRGGEGFFRRPEILEAIRVLIAATRREDLPDDPVAIARAAFVELGLSSTEPQGAQARERWQSLNALVGLIEKIVESTPGIDLNGVLGELRRRSTDKQAPAMEGVTLATVHAAKGLEWDAVFLVGLTEKLMPINHAIKAGDEQVEEERRLFYVGITRAREHLALSWALAKTTGSRASRERTRFLDGIVPAAEDASGSGSRSRRPKRCRVCSGPLGTPAEKVIGRHEDCEGGGDEEVFAALRSWRSQIARQEKVPAYVIFSDATLQAISEELPSDEAEMLSISGVGPSKLERYGAQVLEVIRTVRS
- a CDS encoding NAD(+) diphosphatase, whose amino-acid sequence is MFLPVTPHGQVPVTAAGEPVLVEKVPGGVGKHAVVDLGTLQACAYPEDGASELGRLESATFFADQPVILQAIALIRNRREQRFDPRTGHKLDYPAPGIVGRDPVDERRMVFPRLDPAVIGLIRLSGTDRILLARNRRRTSFFSLIAGYVEPGETAEAAFAREALEETGRRVDDIRYWGSQAWPPSGSLMLGFCARTADVHPTCHTDGELEEIRWVERAELPELTLPRPGSIAHTMIMEWYHGD